Proteins encoded by one window of Winogradskyella sp. PG-2:
- a CDS encoding multidrug effflux MFS transporter, translating into MHKRSQFEFVVLMAALMSIVALSIDAVLPALPLIGDHLSVSDPLENQKLITTIFLGLGIGQLIFGPLSDSFGRKPIVYAGFVLFVIASIICITTKNFEIMLFGRVLQGVGLASPRTMCIAMVRDSYDGDYMAKILSIVVMVFILVPVIAPTLGQYLMNNYDWKFIFTFTLLFGLIVMLWFWLRQPETLKDKYRIPYRLSIFKTGTIQFFKIKSAVIYTLLSGFITGSFMVYLSTSQQIFEKQYDLAEEFPLIFASLAISVGLATFMNSQLVVKYGMKRIVHVAIISFIIISLVYISLYNSGNNPNIEILITFFALQFFTIGFIFGNLRALAMEPMGHIAGIGSALNGFISTVMAVPIADYIGRFVIDSVTPLFIGFLVCGVISIALFYYNNSKGIQLLKKA; encoded by the coding sequence ATGCATAAACGGTCACAATTTGAATTTGTAGTTTTAATGGCAGCATTAATGTCTATAGTAGCTTTGTCTATAGATGCGGTATTACCTGCATTACCATTAATCGGTGATCATTTGAGCGTATCTGACCCTTTAGAAAATCAGAAACTTATTACTACAATTTTTTTAGGCCTTGGTATTGGCCAATTAATTTTTGGTCCGTTATCCGATAGCTTTGGGAGAAAACCTATTGTATATGCCGGATTTGTTCTTTTTGTTATTGCATCCATTATCTGCATAACCACCAAGAATTTTGAAATAATGCTTTTTGGTCGTGTATTGCAAGGTGTTGGTTTAGCATCACCAAGGACCATGTGCATTGCTATGGTAAGAGATTCTTATGATGGTGATTATATGGCCAAAATTTTATCGATTGTAGTTATGGTATTTATTTTAGTCCCAGTGATTGCACCAACATTAGGTCAATATTTAATGAACAATTATGATTGGAAATTTATATTCACGTTTACACTTCTTTTTGGATTAATTGTAATGCTATGGTTTTGGTTAAGACAACCTGAAACTTTAAAAGATAAATATAGAATTCCGTATCGGCTTTCCATTTTCAAAACAGGGACAATCCAGTTTTTTAAAATTAAATCTGCTGTAATATATACACTTTTATCAGGATTTATAACTGGTTCGTTTATGGTTTACCTGAGTACATCTCAACAGATTTTTGAAAAACAATATGACCTAGCGGAAGAGTTTCCTTTAATATTTGCTAGTCTTGCTATTTCTGTTGGTTTAGCAACATTTATGAACAGTCAACTTGTTGTAAAGTATGGAATGAAGCGCATTGTACATGTAGCGATTATAAGCTTCATAATTATTTCTTTGGTTTATATATCTCTTTATAATTCTGGAAATAACCCAAATATCGAAATATTAATCACATTTTTTGCACTTCAATTTTTTACCATTGGATTTATATTTGGCAATCTACGTGCTCTTGCTATGGAACCTATGGGTCATATTGCAGGCATTGGTTCTGCGCTTAATGGGTTTATCTCTACGGTTATGGCTGTACCTATTGCTGATTATATTGGTAGGTTTGTAATTGATTCTGTAACTCCACTTTTTATTGGATTTTTAGTATGTGGAGTGATTTCAATTGCTTTATTTTATTATAACAACAGTAAAGGAATACAGCTTTTGAAAAAGGCTTAA
- a CDS encoding ATP-dependent helicase, which produces MEKYLSQLNDAQLAPTIQKDGPMIVIAGAGSGKTRVLTYRIAYLMSQGVDAFNILALTFTNKAAKEMKGRIADIVGDGEAKNLWMGTFHSVFAKILRFEGHHLGFPSNFTIYDTQDSQKLMGSIIKEMGLDKDIYKTKQIYSRISSYKNSLITVKAYLRNPELMEADAMARRPKMGEIYKEYVDRCFKAGAMDFDDLLLRTNELLTRFPNVLAQYQNKFRYILVDEYQDTNHSQYLIVRALADRFQNICVVGDDAQSIYAFRGANINNILNFQKDYDDVKMYRLEQNYRSTKMIVGAANSVIEHNKTKLDKIVWTANENGEKVKVHRSLTDGDEGRYVASTIWETKMNNQLHNSDFAVLYRTNAQSRAIEDALRKRDIPYRIYGGLSFYQRKEIKDVTAYLRLILNSADEEALKRVINYPARGIGQTTVDRLVVAANATGRTIYDIMKDIDSVNININNGTKNKLRDFVTLIESYKVMNQKANAFDLAEHVTKTSGLIRELNKDGTPEGVTRMDNVQELLNGIKDFVEGQIELADAGDSLAEFLEDIALATDLDADKGDPDHVALMTIHLAKGLEFGHVFIVGMEEDLFPSAMSMNTRSELEEERRLFYVALTRAEKQAYLTYTLSRYRWGKLIDAEPSRFIEEIEDKFVNIVTPLKEQRFNPMLDESIFGDIEPNRIRFAKPKTAKMPKKKAKDKPENFVISTPKKMKPVTKSESDTHDYEGKLQVGTRVNHQRFGRGEVIKIEGKGGDAKAEIKFQKGDTKKLLLRFAKLQILSRN; this is translated from the coding sequence TTGGAAAAGTATCTCAGTCAACTTAACGATGCACAATTAGCACCAACTATTCAAAAAGACGGCCCAATGATCGTCATTGCTGGTGCTGGCTCTGGTAAAACACGTGTTTTAACCTATCGTATTGCTTATTTAATGAGTCAAGGTGTGGATGCGTTTAATATTTTGGCATTAACCTTTACCAATAAAGCTGCTAAAGAGATGAAAGGTAGAATTGCTGATATCGTTGGTGATGGTGAAGCAAAAAACCTATGGATGGGAACGTTTCATTCCGTTTTTGCTAAAATTCTTCGCTTTGAAGGTCATCATTTAGGTTTTCCAAGCAATTTTACGATTTACGATACTCAAGATTCACAGAAATTAATGGGTTCTATTATAAAAGAAATGGGACTTGATAAAGATATTTATAAAACCAAGCAGATTTATAGTCGTATATCATCTTACAAGAACAGCCTAATCACTGTAAAAGCATATTTAAGAAACCCTGAATTAATGGAAGCTGATGCCATGGCACGTCGTCCAAAAATGGGCGAAATATATAAAGAATATGTAGATCGTTGTTTTAAAGCAGGAGCAATGGATTTTGATGATTTATTGCTAAGAACTAATGAGTTGTTAACACGATTTCCTAATGTCTTAGCGCAATATCAAAACAAGTTTAGATATATTTTAGTGGATGAGTATCAAGATACCAACCATTCGCAATACTTAATTGTAAGAGCTTTGGCTGATCGTTTTCAAAATATTTGTGTTGTTGGTGATGATGCACAAAGTATATATGCCTTCCGTGGTGCTAATATTAATAATATTCTCAATTTTCAGAAAGATTACGATGATGTAAAAATGTATCGACTGGAACAAAATTATCGCTCTACAAAAATGATAGTAGGTGCTGCTAATTCTGTTATAGAACACAATAAAACCAAGCTCGATAAAATTGTATGGACTGCAAATGAGAATGGTGAAAAAGTAAAAGTACACCGTTCCTTAACTGATGGTGATGAAGGGCGTTATGTAGCAAGTACCATTTGGGAAACCAAAATGAATAATCAATTGCATAATAGCGATTTTGCAGTATTGTACCGCACTAATGCGCAATCACGTGCTATAGAAGATGCTTTGCGTAAGCGAGATATTCCTTATCGCATTTATGGTGGATTATCGTTTTACCAACGAAAAGAAATTAAAGATGTTACTGCTTATCTGCGTTTAATATTGAATTCCGCTGATGAAGAAGCATTAAAGCGCGTTATAAATTATCCTGCAAGAGGTATTGGTCAAACCACAGTAGATCGCCTTGTTGTTGCGGCTAATGCAACCGGAAGAACTATTTATGATATTATGAAAGACATTGATAGTGTCAATATAAATATTAATAATGGTACAAAAAATAAACTCAGAGATTTTGTAACGCTTATTGAAAGTTATAAAGTGATGAATCAAAAAGCTAATGCTTTTGATCTAGCTGAGCATGTTACAAAAACTAGTGGTTTAATAAGAGAACTGAATAAAGATGGTACTCCAGAAGGTGTAACTCGAATGGACAATGTTCAAGAACTTTTAAATGGTATTAAGGATTTTGTAGAAGGACAAATTGAACTCGCAGATGCTGGAGACTCACTAGCTGAATTTTTAGAAGATATAGCATTGGCAACAGATTTAGACGCTGATAAAGGTGATCCAGATCATGTTGCTTTAATGACCATTCACTTAGCTAAAGGATTAGAGTTTGGACATGTATTTATCGTTGGTATGGAAGAAGATTTATTTCCAAGTGCAATGAGTATGAATACAAGAAGCGAATTAGAAGAAGAGCGTCGATTATTTTACGTAGCTTTGACAAGAGCAGAAAAACAAGCGTATTTAACATATACGTTATCACGTTATCGATGGGGAAAATTAATTGATGCAGAACCAAGTCGCTTTATTGAAGAGATAGAGGACAAATTTGTAAACATTGTTACACCCCTTAAAGAACAGCGTTTTAACCCGATGTTAGATGAATCTATATTTGGAGATATTGAGCCCAATCGTATTAGATTCGCAAAACCAAAGACAGCAAAAATGCCAAAAAAGAAAGCAAAAGATAAACCTGAAAATTTTGTAATTAGTACACCTAAAAAAATGAAGCCAGTCACAAAATCTGAGAGTGACACTCATGATTATGAAGGGAAACTGCAAGTAGGAACTAGGGTTAATCATCAACGTTTTGGTAGAGGAGAAGTTATAAAGATTGAAGGTAAAGGTGGAGATGCTAAAGCTGAGATTAAATTTCAGAAAGGGGATACTAAAAAATTACTTTTGCGTTTTGCTAAACTTCAAATTCTTTCAAGAAATTAA
- a CDS encoding GNAT family N-acetyltransferase encodes MDITFDNYKIDLLSTSEGEAFFDLIDTNRARLEDFFAGTVSKTRTLKDTLEYCVEIENRIKVKSYFPYMITDVYTGQFVGLVDVKNIDWNVPKAELGSFIDSRYEGEGIVSKATNLVVNHIVKEYKFIKLLCRANTRNKGSIAVILKNGFELEGTIRRDYKTTKGEIVDLNYYGKVFD; translated from the coding sequence ATGGACATCACATTTGATAATTATAAAATTGATCTTTTAAGTACTTCGGAAGGTGAAGCTTTTTTTGATTTAATTGATACAAATAGGGCTAGATTAGAAGATTTTTTTGCAGGTACAGTATCAAAAACACGAACACTAAAAGACACTTTAGAGTATTGTGTAGAAATTGAAAATAGAATTAAAGTTAAAAGCTATTTTCCTTATATGATTACTGATGTTTATACTGGTCAATTTGTAGGTCTAGTAGATGTAAAAAATATAGATTGGAATGTCCCTAAAGCTGAGCTCGGTTCATTTATAGATAGCAGATACGAAGGTGAAGGGATTGTGTCAAAAGCTACTAATTTAGTCGTAAATCATATAGTCAAAGAATACAAGTTTATAAAACTACTCTGCAGAGCTAATACCAGAAATAAAGGTAGTATTGCTGTTATTCTAAAAAATGGCTTTGAACTCGAAGGAACTATTCGTAGAGATTATAAAACAACCAAAGGTGAAATCGTCGATTTAAATTATTATGGTAAAGTATTCGATTAA
- a CDS encoding acyl-CoA carboxylase subunit beta, producing MDSKIKTLNDKLALAKLGGGQARIDKQHQKKKLTARERVMYLLDEGSFEEIGALITHRTKDFGMGDQQFYGDGVVTGYGTVNGRLIYVFAQDFTVFGGSLSETHAEKICKIMDMAVNVGAPIIGLNDSGGARIQEGVRSLGGYADIFYRNAQASGVIPQISAIMGPCAGGAVYSPAMTDFTLMVQDTSYMFVTGPNVVKTVTNEEVTSEELGGASVHSTKSGVAHKTSANDVECLEDVKTLLSYLPQSNREKPRDSHFELKEEIRDVLDTIVPENANKPYDMHQVIDGIIDKDSFYEIHKDFAENIIVGFARLGGKSVGIVANQPIFLAGVLDVDSSTKAARFVRFCDCFNIPLLVLEDVPGFLPGTDQEWNAIITNGAKLLYAFSEATVPRVTVITRKAYGGAYDVMNSKHIGADMNFAWPNAEIAVMGAKGAAEIIFKREISSAEDKEDKWKEKEAEYAELFANPYSAAERGFVDEVILPQNTRRKLIKAFSMLENKEVVKPNRKHGNIPL from the coding sequence ATGGACTCTAAGATAAAAACACTAAACGATAAATTGGCCTTAGCAAAATTAGGAGGAGGCCAAGCTAGAATAGACAAACAGCATCAAAAGAAAAAGCTAACCGCTAGAGAACGGGTTATGTATTTGCTTGACGAAGGCTCTTTTGAAGAAATTGGTGCTTTGATAACACATAGAACTAAAGATTTCGGGATGGGAGACCAACAATTTTATGGTGATGGTGTTGTGACAGGTTATGGAACTGTGAACGGTAGATTAATTTATGTATTTGCGCAAGATTTTACCGTTTTTGGTGGCTCTTTATCAGAAACGCATGCTGAAAAAATCTGTAAGATTATGGATATGGCAGTTAATGTTGGCGCACCAATAATTGGCTTAAATGATTCTGGTGGAGCACGTATTCAAGAAGGTGTTCGATCTTTAGGTGGTTATGCTGATATATTTTACAGAAATGCACAGGCTTCTGGAGTGATTCCTCAGATTTCTGCAATAATGGGACCTTGTGCTGGTGGAGCTGTGTATTCACCTGCAATGACAGACTTTACCTTAATGGTACAAGACACAAGCTATATGTTTGTTACTGGACCTAATGTTGTAAAAACAGTTACTAACGAAGAGGTAACCAGCGAAGAATTAGGTGGTGCAAGTGTTCACTCTACAAAGTCTGGTGTAGCCCACAAAACCTCAGCTAATGATGTAGAGTGCTTAGAGGATGTAAAAACACTATTAAGTTATTTACCACAAAGTAATAGAGAAAAACCTAGGGATTCACACTTTGAATTAAAAGAAGAAATTAGAGATGTTTTAGATACCATCGTACCAGAAAACGCAAATAAACCTTACGATATGCATCAGGTTATTGATGGTATTATTGATAAAGACTCTTTTTATGAAATCCATAAAGATTTTGCCGAAAATATCATAGTTGGTTTTGCTCGCTTAGGCGGGAAATCTGTTGGTATCGTTGCCAATCAACCCATATTTTTAGCTGGAGTATTAGATGTTGACAGTTCTACTAAGGCCGCACGCTTTGTGCGTTTTTGCGATTGTTTTAATATTCCTTTATTAGTCTTAGAAGATGTACCAGGTTTTTTACCAGGCACTGACCAAGAATGGAATGCCATTATCACTAATGGTGCGAAACTATTATATGCATTTTCTGAAGCAACTGTACCAAGAGTGACAGTAATTACTAGAAAGGCTTATGGTGGTGCTTATGACGTTATGAACTCTAAACACATTGGTGCTGATATGAATTTTGCATGGCCTAATGCAGAAATTGCAGTAATGGGAGCCAAAGGTGCAGCTGAAATCATATTTAAACGTGAAATTTCTTCGGCAGAAGACAAGGAAGATAAGTGGAAAGAAAAAGAAGCTGAATATGCTGAGCTCTTCGCAAATCCTTATAGTGCTGCAGAACGTGGATTTGTAGATGAAGTGATTCTACCACAAAATACAAGACGCAAACTTATAAAAGCGTTTAGTATGCTCGAAAACAAGGAGGTTGTAAAACCTAATCGTAAGCATGGTAATATACCGCTTTAA
- a CDS encoding ABC transporter ATP-binding protein — translation MQHFKEQPKKSKKDKPKVTLKTAFKTIIWPRRNLVFLGLILIVIRSLAGFVLPLESKVLLDEVVPNKDYSQLYALIGIVVGAISIQALTSFLLTKVLSIQAQYLISELRAQVQRKVLSLPISFFDNTKSGALVSRIMSDVEGVRNLIGTGLVQLVGGSFTAIVTLVILLRMNVWMTLFTFIPLSIFAFIALRAFKYIRPIFRARGKINAEVKGRLNETLAGVRVIKAFNAEEQENKIFEKGVDNIFQNVKKSLTATAIMTSSSTFLIGLATTGIMGIGGHYMIKGEITPGDFLQFTFLLAFMVAPIVQMSNIGSQLTEALAGLDRTEELMNLAAEDEQADRTIQFETIKGDIKFSNVSFAYEKGKPVLHNINFDAPSGSVIALVGSSGSGKSTIAGLSATFLNPESGTVTIDGKDLSKVKLSSFRQHLGVVLQDEFLFEGTIRENIMFPRPNATEAQLQNAVKAAYVNEFTDRFEDGLETLIGERGVKLSGGQRQRIAIARAILANPKIIILDEATSNLDTESEGLIQKSLSELTNNRTTIVIAHRLSTIKRADQILVIEAGRIMERGTHDELLATKGRYYDLYTFQAKI, via the coding sequence ATGCAGCATTTTAAGGAACAGCCTAAAAAATCTAAAAAAGACAAACCAAAAGTCACTTTAAAAACAGCCTTCAAAACCATTATTTGGCCAAGACGTAATTTGGTATTTTTAGGTCTAATTCTTATAGTCATTCGTAGTTTAGCAGGATTTGTATTACCGTTAGAAAGTAAAGTTTTACTAGACGAGGTTGTGCCTAATAAAGATTATAGTCAATTATATGCATTGATAGGAATTGTTGTTGGAGCTATATCAATACAAGCGCTTACCTCTTTTTTGCTTACTAAAGTGTTGAGTATACAAGCACAATATTTAATTAGTGAATTAAGAGCTCAAGTACAACGGAAAGTATTGTCATTGCCAATTAGTTTCTTTGATAATACTAAATCTGGAGCTTTGGTATCTCGTATAATGAGTGATGTAGAAGGAGTGAGAAACCTAATTGGTACAGGTTTAGTACAATTGGTTGGAGGTTCATTTACAGCCATTGTAACTTTAGTAATTCTATTAAGAATGAATGTATGGATGACGCTTTTTACATTTATACCATTATCTATTTTTGCGTTTATAGCTTTGAGAGCTTTTAAATACATCCGACCTATTTTTAGAGCTAGAGGAAAAATAAATGCAGAAGTTAAAGGAAGATTAAATGAAACTTTAGCTGGAGTTAGAGTTATTAAAGCGTTTAATGCTGAAGAACAAGAGAATAAGATTTTCGAAAAAGGAGTAGATAATATTTTTCAAAACGTAAAAAAGAGTTTAACTGCAACCGCTATAATGACGAGTTCGTCAACTTTTTTGATTGGTTTAGCAACAACCGGAATTATGGGAATTGGTGGTCATTACATGATTAAAGGAGAGATAACTCCAGGTGATTTTTTGCAATTCACTTTTCTATTAGCATTTATGGTAGCTCCAATAGTACAAATGAGTAATATAGGAAGTCAATTAACTGAAGCTTTAGCAGGATTAGATCGTACAGAAGAATTGATGAATTTAGCTGCTGAAGATGAGCAAGCAGATAGAACGATTCAATTTGAAACTATAAAAGGAGATATAAAATTTAGTAATGTATCTTTTGCTTATGAAAAAGGTAAGCCCGTTTTACATAATATAAATTTTGATGCGCCTTCGGGTTCTGTAATTGCATTGGTTGGTAGTTCGGGTTCTGGTAAATCTACTATTGCAGGTTTGTCTGCAACATTTCTAAACCCTGAATCTGGTACAGTAACTATAGATGGTAAAGATTTATCTAAGGTAAAACTCAGTAGTTTTAGACAACACTTAGGAGTGGTTTTACAAGACGAATTTTTGTTTGAAGGTACCATTAGGGAAAACATAATGTTTCCGAGACCAAACGCTACGGAAGCACAATTACAAAATGCGGTTAAAGCCGCTTATGTTAATGAGTTTACAGATCGTTTTGAAGATGGTTTAGAAACTTTAATTGGAGAACGTGGTGTAAAACTATCAGGTGGACAAAGACAGCGCATTGCTATTGCAAGAGCCATTTTAGCTAATCCTAAGATTATTATCTTAGATGAAGCAACGTCTAATCTAGATACAGAAAGTGAAGGTTTAATTCAAAAGAGTTTATCAGAATTAACTAATAACAGAACAACCATTGTTATTGCTCATAGATTAAGTACTATAAAACGAGCCGATCAAATATTGGTCATTGAAGCAGGTCGAATTATGGAGCGTGGTACACACGATGAACTATTAGCAACTAAAGGGCGTTATTATGATTTATACACGTTCCAAGCGAAGATTTAG
- a CDS encoding alpha/beta hydrolase: MRQLKLIFITIISISIFSSCSSDSSDDGDSNVLDATQTFEQFNISYGNDSDQVFDLYLPANRTAQTKTIILIHGGGWTSGDKADMNAFKDYIKTQLPTYAIVNINYRLADENNQPYPMQINDITSVINYLENNEDNYTISNTIGFVGVSAGAHLSLLWSYAFDNQNQTEMVCSVVGPTNFTDTAYLNNADPVLQEILDAFGANTSTSFLEEVSPYHQVTASAPPTILFYGGQDPLIPTTQGTAMRDQLENLNVTHEFTLYPNEGHGWVGLNLLDTSLKLKTFIETHM; the protein is encoded by the coding sequence ATGAGACAGTTAAAACTAATTTTCATTACTATAATCTCGATTTCAATATTCAGTTCTTGTTCTTCAGACAGCTCTGATGATGGCGATTCAAATGTACTTGACGCTACTCAAACCTTTGAACAATTCAATATTTCATATGGAAATGATAGCGATCAGGTTTTTGACTTATACCTTCCTGCAAATAGAACAGCACAGACAAAAACTATAATTCTAATTCATGGTGGTGGTTGGACTTCTGGTGATAAAGCAGATATGAATGCATTTAAAGACTACATTAAAACTCAATTGCCAACTTACGCTATAGTTAATATAAACTACAGATTAGCAGATGAAAATAACCAACCATATCCAATGCAAATTAATGACATTACTTCTGTTATTAATTACTTGGAGAATAATGAAGATAACTATACTATTTCTAATACTATTGGTTTTGTTGGTGTAAGTGCTGGAGCACATTTATCACTATTATGGAGTTACGCATTTGATAACCAAAATCAAACCGAAATGGTATGTAGCGTTGTTGGACCAACAAATTTTACCGATACTGCATATTTAAATAATGCTGATCCTGTTTTACAAGAAATTTTAGATGCATTTGGTGCAAACACCTCAACATCTTTTTTAGAAGAAGTTAGTCCATATCATCAAGTGACAGCTTCTGCACCTCCAACTATTTTATTTTACGGTGGGCAAGACCCTTTAATACCAACTACTCAAGGTACTGCTATGAGAGATCAACTTGAAAATCTTAATGTAACTCACGAGTTTACCTTATATCCAAATGAAGGTCATGGTTGGGTTGGGTTAAATTTATTAGACACCTCTTTAAAACTTAAAACATTTATAGAAACTCATATGTAG
- a CDS encoding outer membrane beta-barrel protein, producing the protein MRLTSLIKILFCIVVCIQLQSQNDSINIENDNSKFKFLYDESRQYLGSVSLSYQSPSSYGDNFIGKGFEGKDGFGFGFNVYVYKNFYVGLNYGFNNFDIVDKELIGNYKRTQIEERYFTLGYELLPLSKIRLGIYTSIGGGATLSNTSDSGFSNRDSGSLWSYGLRLEYEFIENLNFSVEYNWRQIKTNIKTPTEISSFFEKGTYRVLNFGLKFNFGREDLVDKVVL; encoded by the coding sequence ATGCGTTTGACTTCACTTATTAAAATACTTTTTTGTATTGTAGTTTGCATTCAACTACAATCCCAAAATGATAGTATAAACATAGAAAATGATAATTCTAAGTTTAAATTTCTATATGACGAATCGCGACAATATCTAGGTTCAGTTTCATTGAGTTATCAATCTCCTTCGTCTTACGGTGATAACTTTATAGGTAAAGGCTTTGAGGGCAAGGATGGATTTGGCTTTGGTTTTAATGTTTATGTCTATAAGAACTTTTATGTAGGACTTAATTATGGTTTTAATAATTTTGATATTGTAGATAAGGAGTTAATAGGGAATTACAAGCGAACACAAATCGAGGAACGTTATTTTACATTAGGATACGAGCTTTTACCGCTTTCAAAAATAAGGTTAGGAATTTATACCTCCATTGGAGGTGGTGCAACACTTTCTAACACTAGCGATTCAGGTTTTTCAAATAGAGACTCTGGGAGTCTTTGGAGTTATGGTTTACGTCTTGAGTACGAATTTATTGAAAACCTTAATTTTAGTGTGGAGTATAATTGGCGTCAGATAAAAACTAATATTAAAACACCTACAGAGATTTCATCATTTTTCGAAAAAGGGACGTATCGCGTTCTAAACTTCGGCTTAAAATTTAATTTTGGACGAGAAGATTTGGTAGATAAAGTTGTGTTGTAA
- a CDS encoding L-threonylcarbamoyladenylate synthase codes for MAEFIKIYPENPNPKAIQRIVDILKSGGLVIYPTDTVYGLGCDITNLKALERIARIKGVKLEKSNFSFVCEDLSNLSDYVKQIDTSTFKILKRALPGAYTFILPGSKNLPNPFKKRKTVGIRVPDNSIALALVNTLGNPIVSTSIRDDDDVLEYTTDPELIHEKWDNLVDVVIDGGYGGNEASTIIDLSVVPPEIIREGKGNLEIF; via the coding sequence ATGGCTGAGTTTATAAAGATATATCCTGAAAATCCTAATCCAAAAGCTATCCAGAGAATTGTAGATATACTAAAATCTGGTGGGCTTGTCATTTATCCAACTGATACTGTATATGGATTGGGCTGCGATATTACTAATTTAAAGGCCTTAGAGCGTATCGCTAGAATAAAAGGTGTAAAGCTAGAAAAGTCTAATTTTTCTTTTGTTTGTGAAGATTTAAGTAATCTTAGTGACTATGTAAAACAAATAGACACCTCTACCTTTAAAATACTTAAGCGTGCTTTACCAGGAGCTTATACATTTATTTTACCTGGCTCTAAAAATTTGCCTAATCCTTTTAAAAAACGTAAAACAGTTGGTATAAGAGTACCAGATAATTCTATTGCTTTAGCTTTAGTAAATACTCTAGGAAATCCAATTGTATCAACATCGATAAGAGATGATGATGATGTTTTGGAATATACAACTGACCCAGAACTCATTCATGAAAAATGGGATAATTTAGTTGATGTTGTTATAGATGGAGGTTATGGAGGTAATGAGGCTTCTACAATTATAGATCTTTCCGTTGTACCTCCAGAAATCATTAGAGAGGGAAAAGGTAATTTAGAAATATTTTAA
- a CDS encoding DUF1572 family protein: MLTETLIKLFTRDLNKLKEEINLYKDESNLWIVTEDISNCAGNLCLHLVGNLNHFIGTKLGNSGYIRQRELEFSLKNVPRDKMIKQVDDTILVVTEVLSKLSDEDLKKEYRRDSIEDYMTTEYFLSHLTMHLAYHLGQINYHRRLLD; this comes from the coding sequence ATGTTAACAGAGACCTTAATAAAGCTTTTCACTAGAGATTTAAATAAACTAAAAGAAGAAATTAATTTATATAAAGACGAATCTAATCTTTGGATTGTGACTGAAGATATTTCTAATTGTGCAGGTAATCTATGTTTACATTTGGTTGGTAATCTAAATCACTTTATTGGGACTAAACTTGGTAATTCAGGATATATTAGGCAACGTGAATTAGAGTTTTCGCTAAAGAATGTTCCTAGAGATAAAATGATAAAACAAGTAGATGATACTATTTTAGTTGTAACAGAGGTACTCAGTAAATTGTCAGATGAAGATTTGAAAAAGGAATATCGTAGAGATTCTATTGAAGACTATATGACAACAGAATATTTTTTATCGCATTTAACAATGCATTTAGCTTACCATTTAGGGCAAATCAATTACCATAGACGGTTATTAGATTAA